In the Brassica oleracea var. oleracea cultivar TO1000 unplaced genomic scaffold, BOL UnpScaffold01855, whole genome shotgun sequence genome, one interval contains:
- the LOC106321513 gene encoding receptor-like protein 12, with amino-acid sequence MMNMSCMHLHFLLVLVLGNLFASSVLTINALDVGIAGCRPNQIRALVQFKNEFESGGCNSSDYFQGVMCDNTTGVVTKLELASGCFTGILKPNSSLFELHHLQYLDLSNNNFTPSSLPSKFSNLNKLEVLFLSSNGFTGQVPFSFSNLSQLSYLDISQNELTGSLQLIRNLSKLSFLDLSFNQFSGTLNPSSSLFELHHLFYLHLSHNNLGSSSLPSEFGNFNRLEMLSLSSNGFHGQVPSSFSNLSRLTVLNLGNNSLTGSVHFVQNYTTLCDLKLSNNYFSGTIPSSLLTMPFLAQVDLSGNSLTDPIEVPNSSSSSQLEILYLQGNQFRGQILEPISKLINLRKLDLSYQNISYPIDLHLFSSINSLAYLDLSGNSISPTSSYVPLTLEVLVLMGCGISQFPNFLKGLNSLTRVHFSHNRIKGKVPEWFWNLPRLSIVTLSNNSLTGFEGSVEALENSSVKILDLALNHFEGPLPNPPHSLNGLSTWNNSFTGNIPLALCNRSFLAVLDLSYNNFTGSIPGCLSNLQNSLIILNLRKNNLEGSLPDMCYDDDALLRTLDVGYNRLTGKLPRSLMNCSSLKFLSVHNNRMKDTFPFWLKALPYLQALILRSNKFYGTISPSDQGSLAFPELRILEVSYNNFTGSLPLDYFVNWKASSLQIDEDAGIYMGYYARISLYYYDDNIDLEYKGLSMEQAKILNSYATIDFSGNGLEGQIPESIGLLRKLIALNLSNNAFTGHIPLSLSNVSELESLDLSGNQLSGTIPKGLGSLSFLEYISVAHNQLKGEIPQGTQITGQPKSSFEGNAGLCGLPLEQSCFGTNAPPMQQSEEEKEEEEEEEENVLNWEATAIGYGTGLLLGLAIGHVIASFKPEWLVKIIGMSKRRNR; translated from the coding sequence ATGATGAACATGTCATGTATGCATTTGCATTTTCTCTTGGTACTCGTACTGGGTAATCTCTTTGCTTCAAGTGTCCTTACGATAAATGCGCTTGATGTTGGAATAGCTGGTTGTCGTCCTAACCAGATCCGAGCGCTTGTGCAGTTCAAGAACGAGTTTGAATCCGGCGGTTGCAACAGCAGCGACTACTTTCAAGGTGTCATGTGCGATAACACGACTGGTGTGGTCACAAAGCTAGAACTCGCAAGTGGCTGCTTCACTGGAATTCTCAAACCCAACAGTAGCCTCTTCGAGTTGCATCATCTTCAATACCTCGATCTCTCTAACAACAACTTCACTCCCTCTTCACTCCCTTCTAAATTCAGCAATCTCAACAAATTAGAGGTTCTATTTCTTTCCTCTAATGGCTTCACTGGTCAAGTACCTTTCTCATTTAGTAACTTAAGCCAGCTTTCCTATCTAGACATTTCCCAAAACGAACTTACGGGTAGTTTACAACTTATAAGGAATCTTAGTAAACTCTCCTTTTTAGACCTTTCCTTTAACCAATTTTCTGGAACTCTAAATCCTAGCAGTAGCCTATTCGAGTTGCATCACCTTTTTTACCTTCATCTCTCTCACAACAACTTAGGTTCCTCCTCACTTCCTTCTGAATTTGGAAATTTCAACAGGCTAGAGATGTTGTCTCTTTCTTCCAATGGCTTCCACGGTCAAGTTCCATCCTCATTTAGTAACCTAAGTCGGCTAACCGTGTTGAACCTTGGCAATAACAGCCTCACTGGTAGTGTTCATTTTGTCCAGAATTACACTACGCTTTGCGATTTAAAACTCTCCAACAATTACTTCTCTGGAACCATCCCTTCTTCTCTGCTCACTATGCCTTTCTTGGCACAAGTTGATCTATCTGGAAACTCTCTCACCGACCCCATTGAAGTTCCCaattcctcttcttcatctcaactCGAGATTCTTTATCTTCAGGGTAACCAATTCCGAGGACAAATCCTAGAGCCTATCTCAAAGCTTATTAACCTCAGGAAACTCGACCTGTCATACCAAAACATAAGCTACCCAATTGACTTACACctcttttcctcaatcaattCTTTAGCCTACCTTGATCTTTCCGGTAATAGTATATCACCAACTAGTTCATACGTCCCGTTGACTTTGGAAGTATTGGTTTTGATGGGCTGCGGCATCAGTCAGTTCCCAAACTTCTTGAAAGGCCTTAATAGTTTGACACGTGTACACTTTTCCCACAACAGAATCAAAGGGAAAGTCCCCGAGTGGTTTTGGAACCTTCCTCGTTTGAGCATAGTGACTCTATCTAATAACTCTTTAACCGGGTTTGAAGGTTCGGTGGAAGCTTTAGAGAACTCATCGGTGAAGATTTTAGACTTGGCTTTAAACCATTTCGAAGGACCATTGCCTAATCCACCACACTCTCTCAACGGTTTATCGACATGGAACAACAGTTTCACAGGGAACATACCTCTTGCATTATGCAACAGAAGCTTTCTTGCTGTTCTTGATCTCTCCTACAACAACTTCACCGGTTCAATTCCTGGATGCCTGAGTAATTTACAAAACTCTCTCATTATCTTGAATCTCCGGAAGAACAACTTGgaaggaagtcttccagacatGTGCTATGATGATGATGCCTTGCTTCGGACACTTGATGTTGGTTACAATCGACTAACCGGGAAGCTTCCGAGATCTCTTATGAATTGCTCCTctctaaagtttctaagtgttCACAACAACAGAATGAAAGACACCTTTCCTTTCTGGCTCAAGGCGCTTCCTTATTTGCAAGCACTTATCCTTCGTTCAAACAAATTCTACGGCACTATATCTCCTTCTGATCAAGGTTCTTTGGCGTTTCCTGAGCTGCGCATACTTGAAGTATCATATAACAACTTCACAGGAAGCTTGCCCCTAGATTACTTTGTGAATTGGAAGGCATCATCACTCCAGATTGATGAAGATGCGGGAATATATATGGGATACTACGCCCGCATTTCTCTGTATTACTATGATGATAACATAGATTTGGAGTACAAGGGTCTATCTATGGAGCAAGCGAAGATCCTCAATTCCTACGCTACCATTGATTTTTCAGGGAATGGACTTGAAGGACAGATTCCTGAATCTATTGGTCTCTTGAGGAAATTGATTGCACTCAATTTATCCAACAATGCCTTCACAGGACACATTCCTCTGTCATTGTCAAATGTTTCAGAGCTTGAGTCATTAGATCTATCTGGCAACCAACTCTCAGGGACTATTCCTAAAGGACTTGGAAGCCTCTCATTTCTGGAGTACATAAGTGTGGCTCATAACCAACTCAAGGGTGAAATACCACAAGGAACACAGATCACAGGGCAGCCTAAATCCTCCTTTGAAGGGAATGCAGGGCTTTGTGGTCTTCCTCTCGAACAAAGTTGCTTCGGGACTAATGCACCGCCGATGCAACAAtcagaggaagaaaaagaagaagaagaagaagaagaagaaaacgtgtTGAACTGGGAAGCAACGGCCATAGGGTATGGAACCGGACTGTTGCTTGGATTGGCTATAGGTCATGTCATCGCTTCATTCAAGCCGGAGTGGCTTGTCAAGATAATTGGTATGTCTAAACGCAGAAACCGTTAG